The genomic window GTATAGtttagctatatttgctactccctctgtcccataatagtataatataagaacattttatTTGGCCAACCAGAATTCTATACCACATATTGTGGTTTTTATGAATAAAGTTAGGCTTTACCCCTAAGAAAAACATACCGTCCAACATAATCTATGTTCTTTCCTTGCAGAGAGATATGGCGTTGATCATATCCAAATATGTTAAGAGTTGGGAGAGGAATTGAAGATGAGCAAGTAGCACTTGCCACTTGCCGACCCTGTATATGTCGGAACCCTTTGAAACAAGTGTTCCGTCTGACAAGCACCCCATCCAAGTTCCAAGTTAGCGAACTCAAATGCAATCCAAATcataagattgctgtaaaacaataTCCCGTAGTTAAGGCAATACACTCACAACCAATTATGAAATATATTATTTTCTGTTCCATTGACAGCCAGATTGCTCGCTGTGAAGAGAGTAGTTTGATGATCAGGAAGGAACAGAAAAACAAGTCATGTGTGATGGTTCCTGAAGCGAACGGATGATTTCCAGCAAAATCCAAACGAGCGCTCCTTATTCTGAATCCAAAGAATAAGCTGTCAAGGAGAAacccccttcccctccccctcGACCCGACCCCGTGCGACCGTCGCCGGGCCGCACCAAATGGCCATCACTCATCCTCCCGTTGGTCCTCTGCACCCCCTCCCTCCGCCGCAGCCGGCATCGTTGCCGGGCATCAGCCCTGTGGCGCGGCGGTGGCGAAACTCCTCTAGCGTCCAGGGATctgagtcggcggcggcggtggccagaTCTTCACCCCCTGCGACGTGGACGGCAGGCAGCGGCGGCCGGGACACACGGAGGGGCTCTGCTGCAGACAACGAGATTGGCAGGAGGCGGCGGTGTGGTAGGCGGGCTCAATCTAGGGCTGCTGTTGTTATGTCCTCTTTTGCTGCCTCTCGTTGGCCTCGGCGACGACTCCTGGAGGTACTCCGGATCTGCCACGCATCACGAGGATTATGGCGGTGGTGTCCATCTCCTCCGTCGAAGGTGGTTGGCCTGAGGCTGGGTAGTCGGATCTCAAGAtccgtcatctagtcccggctgcgagtcgAGGAGACATAGTTGCCGTTGAAAACCGAACCGATGGTGGGCAATGGCGGCGCTTTGCGccattaccttgatgaaggcatcgttgtGTAACTACTTGACCCATTTGTGCTGCTCCggaggaaaccctaggatctggtatTCCAGACCGGATGATGGCGGTACCGCGGTGTCTGTTTCTcttttgggagcatcgtttgtggaccAGCGCTAGAAGATAAAGGCAGGAGATGGAGcggcggcttcgtcttgcacggagcttcagtGGATATGTCAAGTCATGCCTCCCCGACAGGTACTACGttgtgtcatgcctggtcggcaggttctacgcacgacagatcttccagagtCTTCGTGTCTGGATGGACGAGGGCAGGGCGGTGGCGCCATTGGGCATCATGGTGGCGTCAATGGATGGCCGAACTGGGAAGGATGATGCGAATCTTTCTCATGAAGATGGGTCAGCGGTGCGATGATGATGGTGACTTATAAAACGTGTGCATCTGGTGTGTGCTTTAGGTCTGCTGCACCGGTTGTTGGTTTCGAcacgttatgtggatggatcggcgaCGACACTGGTTTTAAATATGGTGAGTGAAAGCACTCCACGTTATCGAGTTTGTACGTGTGAGTGGTGGCTTCAGGTGGTTTGATGTACGTTCTTGTCGGACTtttgttgaataattaataaagattgTTGTATGCATCGATCGATACAAAAGCCggggttttatttatttttttgaaatataATAAAATTGTAAACCCAAACGATAACTATCTCGAATCATCAATCAAGGTATACGAATCATTCATTATGGTAGTACGCTATATATGGGCCCGTTGATTAATCGGGGTTGGCCCGTGTCTGACGGTATTAGATTCGAAGAAGTCGGTCGTCGCCTGACGCCGAGTGATAACGTTTTGGCCAGTCGGCCACCGAGGTAACCCCGTCGTGACGCCCTGCCAAGTCAAGTAGTAGTAGTATTGCTGAACAAGTATATCGGCCAGCTTCTGAATTCTCCAGTCTCTCTCATCACTTTCTTCCGTTGCTGTTCATCGATCGTCTGCAGAAGAGGATCTCATCTAAAGCATTTCAGGCAGATGCATTCACATGGCACACTAAAGCTGGTTATTAATTCTGGCCAAGCAATTAATTCTATGGTAGTAGTTCTGTGAGAAGGATAGGAGTAGTATATTGAAAATCCGTTTCTGATCCCGAGCACAGCTGGACCCGAAATCTCACGCATCCGTTCGCATCGGGATGTCTGCGGCGCTGGTATTTCCCGTCGTGTCTCGCTCGCGTATATGCAACGTATATAGAAGTACAGCTGGTGCATTAACTCTCGGTCCAAACGAACGGACGTCGTGGTACAGTTGATAGCCCGACGGACCGAAAACTGTTCTGGGCCAACCTTTTCCACTACGGGCGACGGGTCCAGCTAACGGACCGAAAACTGTTCTGGGCCAACCTTTTCCACTCACTTTCGTTTTCTGGTCGGGAGCGGGTGCGCGCGCGATCGCCAGAGCACTCCGCTCCAGTCATCGTCGCCGATGCTGCAATCACCGCAGCGACGCTTGAGTCAGTCCGGGCGCTCCACACAGGCGCCATTGCTGCTAGCAGAGTAGAACACATGAAGGATGAACCTGACGCCCAAGTTTTGAATTTCGAATCGAGCAGGCGCACGCGTGTGTACACTACGAGTTAAAACAACCTGACGCATGGACATGCATGCATACATATTTCCTAGTGACAGCACACAACCTCTCCTTAAGGAAATCAGCAGAGACACGACCTGTTCAAACTTACGCCTCCTGATCATAAAGACATGCCGCCATCATGCGGATGCCTGCACACACGACCACACTTTCAGAAATTGCAGTGTTTCCAGCTAGGAGGGACGCACACGCAGATAAATCATGGATGCAAACTACATCAAGAACACATACAGGGAAATTGTCACATTCAAACTCATACTGGAGTTCTACAGTCATAATCACAGAGAACTGATACACATTCCTTACCACGCAGCTCCCAACTCTACCCTTAGTAAGGCAACTTCTACATACAGAACTCATGACCCCAGAACTGACGAACATTGCCGGATGGTATACTCTGATACGGCTTTTAGGATGCAAAACACATTACCGCGCTTGGAGAACACATCCTAAAATGTATTACCACGCAGCTCCCAACTCTACCCTTAGTAAGGCAACTTCTACATACAGAACTCATGACCCCAGAACTGACGAACATTGCCGGATGGTATACTCTGATACACACATTCCTTACTGTGATACGTCAATGTGTTCTTACAGTACTTGCATATATCtgtctagaagttcaaattttgaatCTACCCTCGCGCCAAGTGTCAGCAGAAAACACATTCAGCATACAAGCCCATGCTCTAAACATGAGACGTGAACACTAGCTAGTGTAGGCGACCACAAATATGAACCAGGCAGATGCTAGAGATACCACAACAGTAGGAAGCAATATTTCCAGCAATCAGTAAACCAAATTTAGTACAGATGAACATTATCAAACTTGGTAGTCTACTGGTACAATATGCAAGATGCCTCTGGTAATTGAGGAACAAGCATGGAGCAATGCTCACTGAAACACACTAGAAAATCCTGAAAGGTACTACAATACAGATTACAAATTAAAACTTCGGAACTCATTTCTCAGCAGCACCGAGCAGCCTCATGCAAGTGTTCCGGCGATGCCCTTCCATGCTGCAGTTCTTGCATATCCCTGGCTTCCGTGGTTTCTTGGGGGCATCTCCTCTTTCGGGGCAGGTAATTCGCTTGTGCCCCTCGCGCCGAAAAATGTTGAAGAACCTGCTACATCTACTCTAACCCTCATAAGGCGCCTTCTCCCTGCTATTAGTCAGTCTGCCGACCCCACTATGCTTATCTGGAGTTGCTAGACCTTCAAGGGCATTCACACTAACAGATTTCCCACCACTTTTGCATTTGTCAGCATCGTCTCCCCCCACAAACGCAACCACTCCATTGCCAGGAAGTCTACCAGTGGCCAAACCTGCTATCCGATGCTCAAACCCCAAGCATCCCTCTTCTCAGCTAAAGGTGTGCCACTCACCAACAAAGCTTCCAGATCCGCAAACATGTGCTCGAATGATTCTGCATTCGAATCGCCCATCCGCACGACTTCCATGGCTTTCAGATAGAGCATCGAGTTCCTGCATGTGAACGACAAGTTAACTGAATTGTCCTTCTGATACTGAACCAGGTGTTGGGGAAGTATGTCCCTCGCGTCCTTGGTCCACCGCTTGAGTACTTGAGTATATGCATTGCAGGGATCTTCTCCAGATGAAGTATATCCATGACCTGTGCATTACAATATGTTTAAGtgcagaaattcaattaatgtgcATCAATTTTTTGTCAGGTTTAGTTACCCTTAAGACATGGTTGCATAACATCCCAGTATGCTCGAACTGGCCAGACTCGCACGTAAACTCTGACTGATCTTCACTTATGGTCACCTCGTACTCGACTCTGCTCCATTTTTCTCTTTTAGCTACATTGTCGTGCTTTTTAACAtatttcctcttcttctctccttcCTTGACATTGTACAACGTCCCTTCGATTAGGAGGCGACCAAAACTCCTCAAACATAGCCCTGGTGTAAAGTTTACTTGCATGTCGCTCTATATATCACCAAATTGGTCCTCCTGATAGCTCCACCCTGTCATAATATAGTTTGGTTTTTCTGTATGTAAGTGATTCATGTAAACAAATGCCTGACATGCATGAAATGTACATACATTTCTGTCAAATAATCAAAATGTACACACAAAAAATGCTCACAATTATCGTCCTCTTCTCCTCGTAGCTTTCCTCACGCTCATGGTCAAACTGTAATTAACCTCATGCACTGCCTGAGAAAAATATGCATTGGGCTTGAAGGAGGCATGTATGTCTTCAACATGTGATTCGCGGCTTACCTTCCCGCAAATGTTTCTTAGGGTCCTCTTCATGACGGGCACCTTCTCGACCGAACCAACGAAGCTCCCAATTATGTTGTACACCTTCCAAAGTTTCACCTTGTTTTCCCTAGGTTGCTTTATCAAATCTTGTGTATGCGTCGATGTGCTTGTGCGACGGCCAGTGCACCTACTCACCCATTGTTAAGGACATTGAATGGTTGCGGCTCTCACGGTGCTCTGTGATGTATCAGTTGTTGTCCGCCGCGCGAAACAGCCTAATCAACACTGGACACTCGCATCTGCATGACCTACTATTCTCTACCTCTGGTTTGCCCTGCATGTCGGCCAACAAAACATAACATCAGACATTACCGCGCTTGGAGAACACATTGACGACACAGCAAAACACATTTACTCTAAAATGTATTATATTTGAGAAAAAGCTCGTTACTCACCGAGCAACCACATACGATCTCCTGCATGCATTTCGTCCTCTCTGCATTTAGTCTTCTTTTACCATATCTGATACCAAAGACATCCCAAGAATATAGATTGTAGAAGTCGTGTGCCTCACCCAATGAATTGAAACTCGGGTCAAGAGTAAGGCGTACTAAATCTTTTGTAGGTTCCTCTGCGTTGCAAGTCGATTGCTCCAGAGCGCTCATTCGAGAGGGACACGGTGTCCTGTCTGGTGGCGCACTGCCCAGCTGTGACCTGTTGCAGACGTTCATTATTCACTCTACGAGTTCAAATACAAGAGTAATTTTGCTGTCTATTAGTTCTACACTTCTACTTCAACAACATTAACAGTATGTTGAAAGTGCTTCTGACTGTTAAACTAGGCATCAAGCATGGACTGCAGTGCCACGGCTTACTTCTTGATAGGGTCTTCCATCCTAACGATTTTTGCAAAGTAAAGCATTTTTCAGACAGAACATGGATGTGCAGAAGAACATGCAGTCAAAGCTGAATATACAGACCAACATCTGTAGGATATGGGATCACATTTTTAGTCTAGTCTGGTGCCTCTGGGTTGACTATTTCAGGCGACTGCGCCGGCCTCGTCAGAGATGCATCCGGGCGATGATGGCGGCTAGCTCCTGCCCTTTCAGTCCCATCGCCAGCTGCTGAGCGCAACCAGACCCAACATTCGAGTCTTCAGGAACCACTACCAGAAAAACTGGGGTTGCCGATggccaaatctatgccgacggcacccgtcggcatctatggacctatgccgacggccaaggaaaggccgtaggcgtagaaaagccgtcggcatacattcatctatgccgacggggccgtcggACAAGGCTGTCGGGACCGCCCGAGGTACGCCTATGGGGCCCGTCGGCATAggacaggccgtcggcatagccaggGCCCACCTGCCCGGTCAGCGCTGACCATTGACGGCGTTGATCCTACGCCGACGGGcggtaacggcggccgtcggcatatctgtggcagaggtatgcctacagcaaagccgtcggcataggcccctctgccacgtcagcgatccgtgtgccacgccacgtcatcgatccgtgggacaacctccgtgtgtgcacagatatgccgacggccttgccgtcggcatacgTTTATTTTaattaaattttttatttttactctgttttgttatttttactttattttagtttttgtttttgtataagataattatgccttatctaaaaaaacatacccgatggtatatcgattgccccccgttacgaacgtcgctatcgccgtgtcacggaagggggaaacggtcgacacggaaggaattctggttggtggcgggattcggggtgtagctatgtcaccgaaacatcacacgggtcccgatgcatatgtgaaagtgttcatgcatgcgtagacgcccgtctgggggctccggggtgtgccccccctcacggacggcgccgccgccggcacctggaggggggaaacggacgggtcgggtctacacgaaggggattttgctgtgggtctggcccggatgttgctccagagtgttcctatgggctgacctaacacaaccgggtggggaggtccactggtcaaagcccgtccgtgcaaagtcaaagggctagatcgcgtggtcaaatgctacagggttaggcgggacgggggcactgggggtagcaatgccaccggagcgtctcACCGAGCccttatacatgcggggtggtgtgctggcatgtccgaagaggcggcacgcgtgtccggggtgtNNNNNNNNNNNNNNNNNNNNNNNNNNNNNNNNNNNNNNNNNNNNNNNNNNNNNNNNNNNNNNNNNNNNNNNNNNNNNNNNNNNNNNNNNNNNNNNNNNNNNNNNNNNNNNNNNNNNNNNNNNNNNNNNNNNNNNNNNNNNNNNNNNNNNNNNNNNNNNNNNNNNNNNNNNNNNNNNNNNNNNNNNNNNNNNNNNNNNNNNNNNNNNNNNNNNNNNNNNNNNNNNNNNNNNNNNNNNNNNNNNNNNNNNNNNNNNNNNNNNNNNNNNNNNNNNNNNNNNNNNNNNNNNNNNNNNNNNNNNNNNNNNNNNNNNNNNNNNNNNNNNNNNNNNNNNNNNNNNNNNNNNNNNNNNNNNNNNNNNNNNNNNNNNNNNNNNNNNNNNNNNNNNNNNNNNNNNNNNNNNNNNNNNNNNNNNNNNNNNNNNNNNNNNNNNNNNNNNNNNNNNNNNNNNNNNNNNNNNNNNNNNNNNNNNNNNNNNNNNNNNNNNNNNNNNNNNNNNNNNNNNNNNNNNNNNNNNNNNNNNNNNNNNNNNNNNNNNNNNNNNNNNNNNNNNNNNNNNNNNNNNNNNNNNNNNNNNNNNNNNNNNNNNNNNNNNNNNNNNNNNNNNNNNNNNNNNNNNNNNNNNNNNNNNNNNNNNNNNNNNNNNNNNNNNNNNNNNNNNNNNNNNNNNNNNNNNNNNNNNNNNNNNNNNNNNNNNNNNNNNNNNNNNNNNNNNNNNNNNNNNNNNNNNNNNNNNNNNNNNNNNNNNNNNNNNNNNNNNNNNNNNNNNNNNNNNNNNNNNNNNNNNNNNNNNNNNNNNNNNNNNNNNNNNNNNNNNNNNNNNNNNNNNNNNNNNNNNNNNNNNNNNNNNNNNNNNNNNNNNNNNNNNNNNNNNNNNNNNNNNNNNNNNNNNNNNNNNNNNNNNNNNNNNNNNNNNNNNNNNNNNNNNNNNNNNNNNNNNNNNNNNNNNNNNNNNNNNNNNNNNNNNNNNNNNNNNNNNNNNNNNNNNNNNNNNNNNNNNNNNNNNNNNNNNNNNNNNNNNNNNNNNNNNNNNNNNNNNNNNNNNNNNNNNNNNNNNNNNNNNNNNNNNNNNNNNNNNNNNNNNNNNNNNNNNNNNNNNNNNNNNNNNNNNNNNNNNNNNNNNNNNNNNNNNNNNNNNNNNNNNNNNNNNNNNNNNNNNNNNNNNNNNNNNNNNNNNNNNNNNNNNNNNNNNNNNNNNNNNNNNNNNNNNNNNNNNNNNNNNNNNNNNNNNNNNNNNNNNNNNNNNNNNNNNNNNNNNNNNNNNNNNNNNNNNNNNNNNNNNNNNNNNNNNNNNNNNNNNNNNNNNNNNNNNNNNNNNNNNNNNNNNNNNNNNNNNNNNNNNNNNNNNNNNNNNNNNNNNNNNNNNNNNNNNNNNNNNNNNNNNNNNNNNNNNNNNNNNNNNNNNNNNNNNNNNNNNNNNNNNNNNNNNNNNNNNNNNNNNNNNNNNNNNNNNNNNNNNNNNNNNNNNNNNNNNNNNNNNNNNNNNNNNNNNNNNNNNNNNNNNNNNNNNNNNNNNNNNNNNNNNNNNNNNNNNNNN from Triticum aestivum cultivar Chinese Spring chromosome 3B, IWGSC CS RefSeq v2.1, whole genome shotgun sequence includes these protein-coding regions:
- the LOC123067278 gene encoding protein FAR1-RELATED SEQUENCE 12-like — protein: MQVNFTPGLCLRSFGRLLIEGTLYNVKEGEKKRKYVKKHDNVAKREKWSRVEYEVTISEDQSEFTCESGQFEHTGMLCNHVLRVMDILHLEKIPAMHILKYSSGGPRTRGTYFPNTWFSIRRTIQLTCRSHAGTRCSI